In Microbacterium pumilum, the following proteins share a genomic window:
- a CDS encoding HD domain-containing protein, with protein MGSDVTVRAHWLAQQHLVDVPQRWAHVQGVAATASDVARLLDTEHADEIISAAWLHDVGYASDLAKIGFHPVDGARFARDIGMPDLVVRLIAFHTGSEFEAEQRGLLAELYEFTPPPGEIVDVVTFADMTTSPTGAPIEARDRVAEILTRYEPNTPVYDAVSASAPELLAAVERVNNRLGQVNANGPQPR; from the coding sequence ATGGGAAGCGACGTGACAGTACGAGCGCATTGGTTGGCGCAACAACACCTCGTCGACGTGCCACAGCGCTGGGCACACGTCCAGGGTGTCGCAGCAACGGCGAGCGATGTTGCACGATTGCTCGATACCGAACACGCCGATGAGATCATCTCGGCAGCCTGGCTGCACGATGTCGGCTACGCGTCCGATCTCGCGAAGATTGGGTTCCATCCGGTGGACGGCGCTCGATTTGCACGAGATATTGGTATGCCCGACCTCGTCGTGCGTCTCATTGCGTTTCACACCGGTTCGGAGTTTGAAGCGGAGCAGCGTGGCTTGCTGGCGGAGCTGTACGAATTCACTCCCCCACCCGGCGAGATCGTAGATGTCGTTACATTCGCCGACATGACGACATCCCCGACAGGCGCGCCCATCGAAGCTCGGGACCGTGTGGCAGAGATTCTCACCCGGTACGAGCCGAACACCCCGGTCTACGACGCCGTGTCAGCGTCAGCGCCCGAGCTTCTGGCCGCGGTCGAACGAGTCAACAACCGCCTCGGTCAAGTCAACGCGAACGGACCTCAGCCAAGATAG
- a CDS encoding alpha/beta hydrolase has translation MTAVLLVLVPFGPATQSAVIGSVLCGFAVGWAMLAVLAARFTDQPQRWAFVPAALMGLSGLLLVVFGPAVQPAVNWILPAAMLAASIYMIVRVRQNFSGSRARWVLYPVIVALGLASVGAGYQAIGEAVDAQATPMPGQLIDVGGHRLHLYCAGSGGPTVVLEAGGGAAAAELELLRSAVERDTRVCVYDRAGRGWSDSTPTPAHGIQIATDLHTLLERAEVPGPYVLAGHSFGGLYVQMFAAQYPSEVAGMVLIDSTAPDATSSGYQPHPFVMDRVFALLSSPAQLGLGHLFGGTARDLLSSINEYADAADAVQHAASLTDFGDKPLFVLTARVGNDAGWFTAQDRMAALSTDSVHRIVENASHQMLVSDEESAAVTAHAILDVVAAVRSGEPLAK, from the coding sequence GTGACTGCGGTTCTCCTCGTGTTGGTCCCGTTCGGACCAGCGACCCAGAGCGCGGTCATCGGATCCGTGCTGTGCGGGTTCGCGGTGGGTTGGGCGATGCTGGCCGTGCTCGCAGCGCGGTTCACCGATCAGCCGCAGCGATGGGCGTTCGTGCCCGCCGCGCTGATGGGGCTGAGCGGACTTCTCCTGGTGGTGTTCGGACCGGCAGTGCAACCGGCGGTCAACTGGATCCTTCCTGCCGCAATGCTCGCCGCGTCGATTTACATGATCGTGCGCGTCCGGCAGAACTTCAGCGGCTCGCGGGCCCGATGGGTGCTCTATCCCGTGATCGTGGCGCTGGGCCTAGCGTCGGTCGGAGCCGGATACCAGGCGATCGGCGAGGCGGTGGATGCGCAGGCGACCCCGATGCCCGGACAGCTGATCGATGTCGGCGGTCACCGTCTGCACCTGTACTGCGCCGGCTCGGGCGGCCCCACCGTGGTGCTGGAAGCGGGCGGCGGTGCAGCGGCCGCCGAACTCGAGCTGCTCCGCTCGGCGGTGGAACGCGACACCCGCGTGTGCGTCTACGACCGCGCCGGGCGCGGCTGGAGCGACTCCACCCCGACGCCCGCCCACGGCATCCAGATCGCGACCGACCTCCACACGCTGCTCGAGCGGGCAGAGGTGCCCGGACCGTACGTCCTCGCGGGCCATTCCTTCGGCGGGCTGTACGTGCAGATGTTCGCCGCGCAGTATCCGAGCGAGGTCGCCGGGATGGTGCTCATCGACTCCACTGCGCCCGACGCGACCTCCTCCGGCTACCAGCCGCACCCGTTCGTCATGGACCGTGTCTTCGCGCTGCTCTCCTCACCCGCCCAGCTCGGGTTGGGCCACCTGTTCGGCGGCACCGCGCGCGACCTGCTCAGCAGCATCAACGAGTACGCCGACGCCGCAGACGCCGTCCAGCACGCGGCATCCCTCACCGACTTCGGCGACAAGCCCCTGTTCGTTCTGACCGCCCGCGTCGGAAACGATGCAGGCTGGTTCACGGCGCAGGACCGGATGGCCGCCTTGTCGACCGACAGCGTGCACCGCATCGTTGAGAATGCCAGCCACCAGATGCTGGTCTCGGACGAAGAATCCGCCGCCGTGACGGCTCACGCGATTCTCGACGTAGTCGCCGCAGTCCGCAGCGGCGAGCCCCTCGCGAAGTGA
- a CDS encoding GlxA family transcriptional regulator, whose product MGFPSAQILDVTGPLEVFSTASRFLPITRYATQLVSVGGGAVLSTSGLAFDTDPIEQVTGDIDTLVVSGGRDMDVAAADTKLVENIRRLAARSRRVTSVCSGAFLLAAAGLLDGRRATTHWAECADLARDFPGVEVEPDAIYVQDGNVWTSAGVTAGIDLALALIADDHGRKAAATVARRLVVYLRRSGGQGQFSAVLAAQSANDEPIRDLLTWIPDNLTADLSIPAMAQRTHHSERQFSRLFKAEVGITPAEHVEAVRMEAACRLLETTLLGMEEIARECGFGTPETMNRAFRRRLNTTPGEHRHYFGPA is encoded by the coding sequence GTGGGGTTCCCGTCCGCGCAGATCCTCGACGTCACGGGACCGCTGGAGGTGTTCTCTACCGCGTCGCGGTTCCTGCCGATCACGCGATACGCGACGCAGCTGGTCAGCGTCGGCGGAGGAGCGGTTCTCTCCACGAGCGGACTGGCGTTCGACACCGACCCGATCGAGCAGGTCACGGGAGACATCGACACGCTCGTGGTCTCCGGGGGCAGAGACATGGATGTTGCGGCCGCTGACACAAAGCTGGTCGAAAACATTCGTCGGCTCGCGGCTCGGTCGCGTCGGGTGACGTCGGTCTGCTCGGGTGCCTTCCTCCTGGCGGCGGCGGGGCTCCTCGACGGAAGGCGCGCCACGACGCACTGGGCGGAATGCGCGGACCTCGCGCGCGACTTCCCGGGCGTCGAGGTGGAACCGGACGCGATCTATGTGCAGGACGGTAACGTCTGGACCTCCGCAGGCGTCACCGCGGGCATCGATCTCGCGCTCGCCCTCATCGCCGACGACCACGGCCGCAAAGCGGCTGCGACCGTCGCCCGCCGCCTGGTCGTCTACCTCCGTCGCTCCGGCGGGCAGGGGCAGTTCTCCGCGGTGCTGGCTGCCCAGTCCGCGAACGACGAACCCATCCGCGACCTGCTGACGTGGATCCCCGACAACCTCACGGCCGACCTCTCGATCCCGGCAATGGCACAGCGCACCCACCATTCGGAACGGCAGTTCAGTCGTTTGTTCAAGGCCGAGGTCGGCATCACACCCGCCGAACACGTCGAGGCGGTGCGAATGGAGGCGGCGTGCCGCCTCCTCGAGACCACCCTCCTCGGGATGGAGGAGATCGCCCGAGAGTGCGGCTTCGGAACCCCCGAGACCATGAACCGCGCCTTCCGCCGGCGGCTCAACACGACCCCCGGCGAGCACCGGCACTATTTCGGGCCAGCCTGA
- a CDS encoding metal-sensitive transcriptional regulator, translating to MHVHGYVDDKEALLKRLRRVEGQVRGIARMIEEDKYCIDVLTQVSAAKSALESVALALLEDHLTHCVAEATASGGPVADEKLREASDAIARLVRS from the coding sequence ATGCATGTTCACGGGTATGTCGACGATAAGGAAGCACTGCTGAAGCGGCTGCGTCGAGTGGAGGGGCAGGTGCGCGGTATCGCCCGGATGATCGAAGAGGACAAGTACTGCATCGATGTGCTCACGCAGGTTTCGGCGGCGAAAAGCGCACTGGAGTCTGTCGCCCTCGCCTTGCTCGAAGACCACCTGACGCACTGCGTCGCCGAGGCCACAGCTTCCGGCGGACCGGTCGCTGACGAGAAGCTCCGCGAGGCCAGCGATGCAATCGCACGCCTCGTTCGCTCCTGA
- a CDS encoding NUDIX domain-containing protein, translating to MGRIDYYNDPTAPQPNSVVPSTTSVVLDDQGRIALVHRKDNGLWALPGGGMELGESIEDCAVREVKEETGLDVEITGLIGVYTNPHHVMKYDDGEVRQQFSLCYRTRLLGGELAFDSESTDIAWVERDAIGDLPMHPSMKLRIDHFLEGRSEPYLG from the coding sequence ATGGGACGGATCGACTACTACAACGACCCGACCGCGCCGCAACCGAACAGCGTCGTGCCGTCAACCACCAGCGTGGTGCTCGACGATCAGGGACGCATCGCTCTCGTCCACCGCAAGGACAACGGGCTCTGGGCCCTCCCTGGCGGCGGGATGGAACTCGGGGAGTCGATTGAGGACTGCGCAGTTCGCGAGGTGAAGGAAGAGACCGGCTTGGATGTCGAGATCACGGGCCTCATCGGCGTTTACACAAATCCCCATCACGTCATGAAATACGACGACGGCGAGGTGCGGCAGCAGTTCTCGCTCTGCTATCGGACGAGGTTGCTCGGCGGTGAACTCGCCTTCGACAGTGAGTCCACCGACATCGCCTGGGTCGAACGTGACGCCATTGGCGACCTTCCGATGCACCCCTCCATGAAGTTGCGAATCGATCACTTCCTTGAAGGGCGGAGCGAGCCCTATCTTGGCTGA
- a CDS encoding TetR/AcrR family transcriptional regulator, giving the protein MPKLWSETIAGHRSAVMDAILDATAELVHRNGVTGLTMTALAEKSGVGRATLYRYVPDVAAALAAWQQREISRHLQRLHAISSQSSDEVRLKNVLIAYARIRSHRHSDDGSLHGAGQLAMAESEVRELLRDIIADDVRGGRARADLSPEELAAYAVGSLSAAGSIATPSAAPRLAALVLGSIQSGSDAESF; this is encoded by the coding sequence GTGCCCAAGCTGTGGAGTGAAACCATCGCCGGTCATCGGTCGGCAGTTATGGATGCGATCCTCGACGCGACCGCGGAACTCGTCCACCGCAACGGCGTGACGGGCCTGACTATGACGGCTCTGGCGGAGAAGAGCGGAGTGGGGCGCGCGACGCTCTATCGATACGTCCCAGACGTCGCGGCCGCGTTGGCTGCGTGGCAGCAGCGGGAGATCTCCCGGCATCTGCAACGTCTGCACGCCATCTCGAGCCAGAGCTCTGATGAAGTTCGCTTGAAGAATGTCCTCATCGCGTACGCGCGAATTCGGAGCCACCGTCACAGCGACGACGGATCCCTTCATGGGGCGGGGCAGCTTGCTATGGCGGAGAGCGAAGTACGGGAACTGTTGCGAGACATCATCGCTGACGATGTCAGGGGCGGCCGCGCGCGCGCCGACCTCTCGCCCGAGGAGCTCGCCGCATACGCTGTGGGATCGCTTAGCGCCGCCGGATCAATAGCCACTCCATCTGCCGCGCCACGGCTCGCCGCTCTCGTCCTTGGAAGCATCCAATCCGGATCCGACGCCGAGAGCTTCTAG
- a CDS encoding heavy-metal-associated domain-containing protein yields MTAFEIRDLGLTDKNAGCACCSPAGGHATVESSAQSAPESTESGVVTTDYLVEGMTCGHCVRSVTEELSGIPGVAEVDVDLNSGGLSRVRVASDAVLDDDQVRAAVEEAGYALAARS; encoded by the coding sequence ATGACCGCTTTTGAGATCCGCGACCTCGGCTTGACCGACAAGAACGCCGGCTGCGCGTGCTGCTCCCCGGCCGGCGGCCACGCGACCGTCGAATCCTCTGCGCAGTCTGCGCCGGAGTCGACCGAGTCGGGCGTCGTGACGACCGACTACCTGGTGGAGGGCATGACCTGCGGCCACTGCGTGCGCAGCGTGACCGAGGAGCTCTCCGGCATTCCCGGCGTCGCCGAGGTGGACGTTGACCTGAATTCAGGCGGCCTGTCCCGTGTCCGGGTCGCCAGTGACGCCGTTCTGGACGACGACCAGGTGCGTGCCGCCGTCGAAGAGGCCGGGTACGCGCTCGCCGCACGCTCATGA
- a CDS encoding tyrosinase family protein: MAIGDGIRRNIAEVSPIERDRFIEAIRKLDTTKFFPDGVSYWDKQEEIHKNAHFNGVDVHGGPAFIPWHRVIVNRLEALLREVDPALSLHYWDWTTDPRVASGPRAALFTDQFMDNASGEVSHLLANFESSEDAELGNGHAKIWRAVGVSDANPDGTPNIATDSSILLNTDFSSFASALKSAHDFVAHSYIGGTISDAHYSFHDPFVFLLHSNLDRLWAKWQTDPAHPERIQSATAYAGLTPGQLTSLISEHVEPWAGGTGLDPWASDPTKRAVINYLDVSVVSPPCYDSNGSDFRIVEAENPLNSATSRYQVVFNDVPELETTWRSATFSVRTCGDVTAQIKPGTTPTAPFSVATPSVLSKAGPTQYRDIRVWFEFTAGALGTAPQSLGPVNTTVTVGSQDFDLELLGNTIPRPTVAVELSLDQSGSMADPAGTSGAQRLDVLKDAAALFANLIQKNNGIGLTRFDDDAYPPNHATFGGLPISEITSDGFGDPVRGLALNAIAAHGAHGATSVGDGLAMARSELNALPAGAYTDKAIVVFTDGLENRPQSIADVASAIDNRTYAVGLGNETQVNTLALTQIAGSTGGALLLSGTLSSSLDDQFRVRKFFLQILAGVSKTDIVVDPVGHVLPGAEVRIPFALTEADINARVILLTTLPVLHVAVETPMGDLLDASSGVPGLDIERNAEVTTVALSLPLPAPQGPAHAGTWHAVLRIDKRAYKKLLARDDDDPKLRDLRTKGAAYCLSVHALSNLRMRTRLTQSGFTPGSELMVRAVLSEYGVPVEGRARVAAHVTYPDGSATTQALAEEPGGTFSLSMPANQSGIYRFTVTAEGGSVRGVPFTREAMLTAAVWPGGDRPDPEPGGSSDSHEGGDWCHLVRCLLENGALSGKLRERWREQGFDLDALRDCADRACRD; the protein is encoded by the coding sequence ATGGCTATCGGAGACGGGATCCGGCGCAACATCGCTGAAGTGAGTCCCATCGAGCGCGACCGCTTCATTGAAGCGATCCGCAAGCTGGACACGACGAAGTTCTTCCCCGATGGCGTGTCGTATTGGGACAAGCAGGAGGAGATCCACAAGAACGCCCACTTCAACGGTGTCGACGTCCACGGCGGGCCTGCCTTCATCCCGTGGCATCGCGTCATCGTCAATCGCCTGGAGGCGCTCCTTCGCGAGGTCGATCCCGCACTGTCGTTGCATTACTGGGACTGGACGACAGATCCTCGAGTGGCATCCGGGCCACGTGCGGCGCTCTTCACAGATCAGTTCATGGACAATGCGTCCGGCGAGGTGAGCCACCTGCTGGCGAATTTTGAGTCGTCGGAGGATGCCGAGCTCGGCAACGGACATGCGAAGATCTGGCGGGCGGTCGGAGTGAGCGACGCGAACCCGGACGGCACTCCGAACATCGCGACCGACTCGTCGATCCTGCTCAACACGGACTTTTCGTCGTTCGCCTCCGCCCTGAAGTCCGCTCATGACTTCGTTGCGCACAGTTACATCGGCGGGACGATCAGCGACGCACATTACTCGTTCCACGATCCGTTCGTGTTCCTGCTGCACTCCAACCTGGATCGGCTCTGGGCCAAGTGGCAGACCGACCCCGCGCACCCCGAGCGCATCCAATCGGCGACCGCGTACGCCGGGCTCACTCCCGGCCAACTGACCTCGCTCATCAGCGAGCACGTCGAACCCTGGGCAGGCGGCACGGGCCTGGACCCGTGGGCCTCGGATCCAACAAAGCGGGCGGTCATCAACTATCTCGATGTGTCCGTGGTCTCGCCGCCGTGCTACGACTCGAACGGGAGCGACTTCCGGATCGTCGAGGCGGAAAACCCCTTGAACAGTGCCACCTCGAGGTACCAGGTCGTCTTCAACGACGTACCCGAACTCGAGACGACCTGGCGTTCGGCCACCTTCAGTGTCCGCACCTGCGGCGATGTAACGGCCCAGATCAAGCCGGGCACGACGCCCACCGCGCCGTTCTCCGTCGCCACCCCGTCCGTCCTTTCGAAAGCGGGACCGACGCAATATCGCGACATCCGTGTCTGGTTCGAGTTCACCGCCGGAGCGCTCGGCACTGCGCCGCAGTCGCTCGGGCCGGTCAATACCACGGTGACGGTCGGAAGTCAGGACTTCGACCTCGAGCTGCTCGGGAACACGATTCCGCGGCCGACGGTAGCCGTCGAGCTCTCGCTCGATCAGTCGGGCAGCATGGCGGACCCTGCCGGTACGAGTGGGGCGCAACGTCTCGACGTGCTCAAGGATGCGGCGGCGCTGTTCGCCAACCTCATCCAGAAGAACAACGGGATCGGTCTGACCCGGTTCGACGATGACGCCTATCCGCCCAACCATGCGACCTTCGGAGGTCTGCCGATCTCGGAAATCACGAGCGACGGGTTCGGCGATCCAGTGCGGGGGCTGGCCCTCAATGCGATCGCGGCGCACGGCGCGCACGGCGCCACCTCCGTGGGGGACGGTCTGGCAATGGCTCGCTCGGAGCTCAATGCGTTGCCTGCGGGCGCGTACACCGACAAGGCGATCGTCGTTTTCACCGACGGCCTCGAGAACCGGCCTCAGTCGATCGCGGACGTGGCATCGGCGATCGACAACCGTACCTACGCGGTCGGACTCGGTAACGAGACGCAGGTGAACACGCTCGCCCTCACTCAGATCGCCGGGTCGACGGGCGGGGCGCTGCTGCTCTCCGGCACGCTGTCGTCGAGCCTCGATGACCAGTTCCGGGTCAGGAAGTTCTTCCTGCAGATCCTCGCCGGGGTGAGCAAGACCGACATCGTGGTCGACCCGGTTGGACATGTGCTGCCCGGAGCAGAGGTCCGGATCCCCTTTGCCCTTACCGAGGCTGACATCAATGCGCGGGTCATCCTGCTGACGACCCTGCCCGTGTTGCACGTCGCAGTCGAGACGCCGATGGGGGACCTCCTGGATGCATCGAGTGGCGTGCCGGGCCTCGACATCGAGCGGAACGCTGAGGTCACGACCGTCGCCCTCTCTCTCCCGTTGCCTGCGCCGCAGGGTCCCGCGCACGCCGGCACCTGGCACGCCGTGCTGAGAATCGACAAGCGCGCCTACAAGAAGCTGCTGGCTCGGGACGACGATGATCCCAAACTCCGCGACCTTCGGACAAAGGGCGCGGCGTACTGCCTGAGCGTTCACGCGCTCAGCAACCTCCGGATGCGCACCCGCCTGACGCAGAGCGGATTCACCCCTGGATCCGAGCTCATGGTGCGCGCCGTGCTGAGTGAGTACGGCGTCCCGGTCGAGGGTCGGGCGCGGGTCGCCGCTCACGTCACCTACCCCGACGGGTCGGCGACAACGCAGGCCCTGGCCGAGGAGCCCGGCGGCACCTTCAGCCTCTCGATGCCCGCGAACCAGTCCGGGATCTATCGGTTCACCGTCACCGCGGAGGGAGGCTCGGTCCGGGGGGTGCCGTTCACCCGGGAAGCGATGCTGACGGCCGCTGTGTGGCCCGGCGGCGACCGGCCCGACCCCGAGCCCGGCGGCAGCAGCGACTCGCATGAAGGTGGCGACTGGTGCCACCTGGTGCGTTGCCTGCTCGAGAACGGTGCACTCTCTGGCAAGCTCCGGGAGCGGTGGCGCGAGCAGGGGTTCGACCTCGACGCCCTCCGCGACTGCGCCGATAGGGCGTGCCGCGACTGA
- a CDS encoding heavy metal translocating P-type ATPase: MSTADVELDITGMTCASCATRIERKLNKLPGVEATVNFATERAHVRSDGVRVEDLVAAVEAAGYAAAVPAPPAPLEDDSVRAADPELTSLRQRLVISAILAIPVALMSMIPALQFPNWQWLALTLTAPVVVWGAWPFHRAAAINARHGAATMDTLISVGVLASFGWSLYALFFGGAGMTGMTMSFQLFGTPRAGGHELYLEVAALVTVFILAGRYMETRAKRQSGEALRALLELGAKDAALLRDGVERRIPVDQLTVGDTVVVRPGEKIPSDGIVLEGASAVDESMLTGESVPVEVAPGASVAGATVNAGGRLLIQITRTGADTELARIAKLVEDAQTGKAQVQRLADRVSGIFVPIVIGLAVVAFAAWALSGASLEIAFTAAVTTLIIACPCALGLATPTALLVGTGRGSQLGILIRGPQVLEQTRRVDAIVLDKTGTVTHGVMSISAVRPTGGVSGEELLRIAAAAEHGSEHPIARAIAGAVDTPLTAEEFAAHPGQGVQAVVDGRLVVAGRARWLAERWAIEIPADLVEAIAADEAAGATVIVVAWDGLARGAISVADTVKPHSAEAIARLRRLGLTPILLTGDNAGAAHAVASSVGIDDVRSGMTPAGKLEAIRELQQQGRVVAMVGDGVNDAAALAAADLGIAMGTGTDAAITASDLTIISGDLLLVPDAIRLARRTLGVIKGNLFWAFAYNVAAIPIAMAALLNPIVAAAAMAFSSVFVVTNSLRLRRFRPLPGVPAAAPIVRQTVSS; the protein is encoded by the coding sequence ATGAGCACCGCCGACGTCGAACTCGATATCACTGGGATGACCTGCGCTTCGTGCGCCACCCGGATCGAGCGGAAGCTGAACAAGCTTCCGGGCGTCGAGGCGACGGTCAACTTCGCGACCGAGCGCGCGCACGTGCGCTCCGACGGGGTGCGCGTCGAGGATCTCGTCGCCGCTGTGGAGGCTGCCGGGTACGCTGCCGCTGTCCCGGCGCCACCCGCTCCCCTTGAGGATGATTCGGTCCGCGCGGCAGATCCGGAGCTGACATCTCTGCGGCAGCGACTGGTCATCTCGGCGATCCTTGCCATCCCGGTCGCGCTGATGTCGATGATCCCCGCGCTGCAGTTCCCGAACTGGCAGTGGCTGGCCTTGACCCTCACCGCGCCGGTCGTGGTCTGGGGTGCCTGGCCGTTCCACCGGGCGGCGGCGATCAACGCCCGGCACGGCGCGGCGACAATGGACACGCTGATCAGCGTCGGAGTACTGGCTTCCTTCGGCTGGTCCCTGTACGCGCTGTTCTTCGGCGGCGCCGGCATGACAGGAATGACGATGAGCTTCCAGCTCTTCGGAACTCCGCGGGCGGGCGGGCACGAGCTGTACCTCGAGGTCGCCGCGCTGGTTACAGTGTTCATCCTCGCCGGCCGGTACATGGAGACGCGCGCCAAGCGGCAATCCGGCGAGGCGCTGCGCGCGCTTCTCGAACTGGGAGCGAAGGACGCCGCCCTCCTCCGCGACGGTGTCGAACGACGCATCCCCGTCGACCAGCTCACAGTGGGCGACACCGTGGTGGTGCGCCCGGGCGAGAAGATCCCGTCGGACGGCATCGTGCTGGAGGGCGCGTCCGCCGTCGACGAAAGCATGCTCACAGGGGAGTCCGTCCCGGTGGAGGTCGCGCCGGGCGCCTCCGTCGCCGGCGCGACCGTGAACGCGGGTGGGCGACTCCTCATTCAGATCACCCGCACCGGGGCGGACACCGAACTCGCGCGTATCGCGAAGCTCGTCGAGGACGCACAAACCGGCAAGGCGCAAGTGCAGCGGCTCGCCGATCGGGTGTCTGGGATCTTCGTCCCGATCGTGATCGGTCTGGCGGTGGTCGCGTTCGCGGCGTGGGCGCTGAGCGGCGCTTCGCTGGAGATCGCATTCACCGCGGCGGTAACCACGCTGATCATTGCGTGCCCCTGCGCGCTGGGGCTGGCGACACCGACCGCGCTTCTGGTCGGGACAGGTCGCGGCTCCCAGTTGGGGATCCTCATCCGCGGTCCTCAGGTGCTGGAGCAGACCCGCCGCGTCGACGCCATCGTGCTGGACAAGACCGGCACGGTGACACATGGGGTGATGAGCATCAGCGCCGTCCGCCCCACTGGAGGCGTCAGCGGGGAGGAGCTGCTGCGCATCGCGGCCGCCGCGGAGCACGGATCCGAGCATCCCATCGCCCGCGCCATCGCCGGCGCCGTGGACACCCCACTCACCGCGGAAGAGTTCGCCGCACATCCCGGGCAAGGCGTGCAGGCTGTGGTCGACGGTCGCCTTGTGGTCGCAGGACGTGCCCGGTGGCTTGCCGAGCGATGGGCGATCGAGATCCCCGCAGACCTAGTCGAAGCGATCGCGGCCGACGAGGCCGCCGGGGCGACTGTCATCGTGGTCGCGTGGGACGGGCTGGCACGTGGCGCGATCAGCGTGGCGGACACGGTGAAGCCGCACAGTGCCGAGGCCATCGCGCGCCTTCGCCGGCTCGGTCTCACCCCGATCCTGCTCACCGGCGACAACGCCGGTGCCGCGCACGCGGTCGCATCCTCGGTCGGGATCGACGATGTCCGCTCGGGCATGACGCCGGCGGGCAAGCTCGAGGCGATCCGTGAACTCCAGCAACAGGGTCGGGTCGTGGCGATGGTCGGCGACGGAGTCAACGATGCCGCCGCGCTGGCGGCGGCTGACCTCGGCATCGCGATGGGCACCGGCACGGATGCCGCGATCACCGCCAGTGACCTGACGATCATCTCCGGGGATCTCCTTTTGGTGCCGGACGCGATCCGGCTGGCGCGCCGCACGCTCGGCGTGATCAAGGGCAACCTGTTCTGGGCGTTCGCCTACAACGTCGCCGCAATCCCGATCGCCATGGCCGCCCTGCTCAACCCGATCGTCGCTGCGGCGGCAATGGCGTTCTCCTCGGTCTTCGTCGTGACGAATAGCCTCCGCCTGCGTCGCTTCCGCCCACTGCCGGGCGTTCCGGCCGCGGCACCGATCGTCCGGCAGACCGTCTCATCCTGA
- a CDS encoding helix-turn-helix domain-containing protein, with product MASLVRCSAAPRRGSGSHKSGWGEEHVTEWTGPIAPETDQTPVRMSQSGVTRCDARMPMTAQRTDGTESGRRLAEQMQRRHISTRDLANRAGCDERTIQRALNGTTTPQLRVAESIAAVLDCEPDEIWPRVGQDHLSPAALTARLFPSRAQIPADVWRDALAGTTTRIDFCVYGGTFLFDTVHGFLRLIRDAAERGVQVRILVGDPGSTAVHQRGVEEGIGDALAGRCRLTLSRLAPIHDLDGVEIRTHSTPLYVSMFFMDDTLYANHHILGSPAGDNPVIVIARDLDPEVWESYTNSFEHIWVGAHPAPYPPY from the coding sequence TTGGCCTCGCTGGTCAGGTGCTCCGCAGCTCCCCGGCGGGGCAGCGGCAGCCATAAGAGCGGGTGGGGCGAAGAGCATGTCACCGAGTGGACAGGGCCAATTGCGCCAGAAACAGACCAGACGCCGGTCAGAATGAGTCAGAGTGGAGTGACGAGATGTGACGCGAGGATGCCAATGACAGCGCAACGGACGGACGGGACCGAGAGTGGACGCCGTCTGGCGGAACAGATGCAGAGGCGCCACATCAGCACCCGTGATCTCGCCAATCGTGCGGGCTGCGACGAACGCACCATCCAACGCGCGCTCAACGGAACAACGACTCCGCAGCTCCGCGTCGCCGAGAGCATCGCGGCCGTCCTGGATTGTGAGCCTGACGAAATCTGGCCCCGTGTCGGTCAGGACCATCTGTCGCCGGCTGCCCTCACCGCGCGACTCTTTCCGTCGCGTGCTCAGATACCGGCCGATGTCTGGCGCGATGCCTTGGCAGGCACGACGACCCGCATCGACTTCTGCGTGTACGGCGGCACGTTCCTCTTTGACACCGTCCACGGATTCCTGCGCTTGATTCGAGACGCAGCGGAGCGGGGCGTTCAGGTTCGCATCCTGGTCGGCGACCCGGGCTCAACCGCCGTTCATCAGCGCGGGGTTGAAGAGGGCATCGGTGATGCGCTCGCTGGCCGGTGCAGGCTTACGCTTTCGCGGCTGGCTCCGATCCACGATCTCGACGGTGTCGAGATCCGAACACACTCGACACCGCTGTACGTTTCGATGTTCTTCATGGATGACACGCTGTACGCCAATCACCACATCCTTGGATCCCCTGCGGGAGACAATCCGGTCATCGTGATTGCGCGCGACTTGGACCCCGAAGTGTGGGAGAGCTACACGAATTCGTTCGAGCACATCTGGGTCGGCGCGCACCCCGCGCCGTACCCGCCCTACTGA